A single genomic interval of Chitinophaga sp. 180180018-3 harbors:
- a CDS encoding RagB/SusD family nutrient uptake outer membrane protein, with product MKKIIYLLLLVSLSSACNKELTENPNGQLVGDDALRTIEGLQTALTGAYQPLKNGYTSGFATAALDAVLMGSDDLTTHPASNKQELREMDQFAVNSTNGRINVIWLGCYKSIQNANNIIANYEKAGTSDNIKQIGGEAYFLRAFSYFWLVRLWGNIPLITTSKYSPDLLTVKKSSPAQVYALIEADLKKAETLMGNSKPAAGRASAGTAKALLAEVYLTEAGYPLKDASKYALAAAKAKEVIDNKAAYGFDLVPDFGSLWTGTPASNNTPEDVFALQFCNSCGNPSTLYGKSSMPGDEAGWDDYFCEITFFNNFPAGKRKDVTFYTVFKTSAGNINWQNGQTKHPYYNKFRVNTPTPGFLTSASDLSVKLLRYAQVLLTYAEAQARSTGAPSVDAYNAVNKIRERAGLSDLPAGLSGDVFATAVVNERGWEFAGEYTRWFDLQRLELVESANSNKAPDDLKPLNAITKDRYWLPIPYNDQQINTGL from the coding sequence ATGAAAAAGATCATATATCTGCTATTGTTGGTATCGCTTAGCTCAGCGTGTAACAAAGAACTTACTGAAAACCCCAATGGCCAGCTGGTGGGCGATGATGCCCTGCGTACCATCGAGGGATTACAAACAGCGTTGACAGGCGCCTATCAACCTTTAAAAAACGGCTATACGTCGGGCTTTGCCACCGCTGCGCTGGATGCCGTATTGATGGGGTCCGATGATCTGACCACGCATCCAGCCAGTAATAAACAGGAGTTAAGGGAGATGGATCAATTCGCAGTTAATTCCACCAACGGCCGTATCAACGTTATCTGGCTGGGCTGCTATAAGTCTATCCAGAACGCCAATAATATCATCGCTAATTATGAAAAGGCAGGTACTTCCGATAACATCAAACAGATTGGCGGGGAAGCCTATTTTTTGAGAGCATTCTCTTATTTCTGGCTGGTGCGGCTATGGGGCAACATTCCATTGATTACCACATCGAAGTATAGTCCCGATTTGCTGACAGTGAAAAAGAGCAGCCCGGCGCAGGTGTATGCATTGATTGAAGCAGACCTGAAAAAAGCAGAAACGCTTATGGGTAACAGCAAGCCGGCAGCCGGAAGAGCAAGTGCAGGTACAGCCAAAGCATTGCTGGCAGAAGTATACCTGACCGAAGCAGGGTATCCGCTTAAAGATGCTTCCAAATATGCGCTGGCGGCGGCTAAAGCCAAAGAAGTGATCGATAACAAAGCTGCTTATGGCTTTGATCTTGTTCCTGATTTCGGCAGCTTATGGACAGGTACCCCTGCCAGTAATAATACACCGGAAGATGTATTTGCGCTGCAGTTCTGCAATAGCTGCGGTAACCCGAGCACCCTGTATGGAAAATCAAGTATGCCGGGAGATGAAGCCGGATGGGACGATTATTTCTGTGAAATTACTTTCTTCAATAATTTTCCTGCAGGAAAAAGAAAAGATGTAACTTTTTATACCGTCTTTAAAACCAGCGCCGGAAATATCAACTGGCAAAATGGCCAGACAAAACATCCTTATTATAATAAGTTCAGGGTAAACACGCCTACGCCCGGTTTCCTTACCTCCGCCAGCGATCTTTCTGTAAAACTGTTGCGTTATGCACAGGTATTACTTACTTATGCGGAAGCCCAGGCACGCTCTACCGGCGCTCCTTCAGTGGATGCATACAATGCAGTAAACAAGATACGGGAACGCGCAGGGCTCAGCGATCTGCCGGCAGGGTTATCAGGCGATGTATTTGCCACTGCTGTCGTGAATGAACGTGGTTGGGAATTTGCCGGAGAGTACACCCGGTGGTTCGACCTCCAACGACTGGAACTCGTGGAATCCGCCAATTCCAACAAAGCGCCGGACGATTTGAAACCACTGAATGCCATTACCAAAGACCGGTACTGGTTACCCATCCCTTACAACGACCAACAGATCAATACTGGCTTATAG
- a CDS encoding DNRLRE domain-containing protein: MKKSTSLFLMACTCLASCAKQTDLEKLNRGKSAVAGAVGTVYYVDPNGSDSNSGTSTSTAWQTLAKVNAVTFAPGDQILLLSGGVWNDTLHPKGSGSAGAPIIIDTYGGTARPVINGGGKVNGSNTLLLDRVSYWTVNNLEITNTVPTSVTYAATGIRVNGGSAATDPFNSNITITNCYVHDVNAATVKQTNYAKGTGGIIVNGKLTDVLVQSCHIANCSVEGMRTTGATDMANRLKNIVFDNNLIENIYGDGIVMSSVSSGSKVTNNTVYNACMTMDANFAGIWTVASNNTLVAHNEVYGMKGGGANDGEAFDADGWTTPTAADGDIFEYNYSHDNNGGFMLFMGYSNNITVRYNVSVNDVGTLGGYTKKLFWIENTANNNRQIYNNVFYIKNPANELFNVSGGSGQPVATFSNNIFYTTSTVSNASNITPVASMKFYNNCLYPSATFSSLNWGAAVRSNNFYANPYFINPASGTGVGVANGYNIADTSRCRNAGIVMSNNGGIDFSGNTLPASSPDVGAFQHAVISQAGSTLADAYVRDGSYAGINYGTDTLLIVKSDAVSYARKSYLKFNFTQVGSPNVSAANLSMYCIGAGTTNTINIYSTTTKSWVENAITWNNAPMDTTLVGQVTVTGAGWYNMDVTSAVNRELQAGSKVVSLLLMNTGPFNSNGYTSFYSRETAVNKPVLQLQY; encoded by the coding sequence ATGAAAAAGAGCACATCCCTGTTTTTAATGGCATGCACTTGCTTGGCTTCCTGTGCAAAACAAACGGACCTGGAAAAGCTGAACCGGGGGAAATCCGCGGTAGCTGGGGCGGTGGGTACCGTCTACTATGTAGATCCCAATGGCAGCGATAGCAACTCCGGTACCAGCACCAGCACTGCCTGGCAAACCCTGGCGAAAGTTAACGCTGTAACATTTGCTCCCGGCGATCAGATCCTGTTGCTGAGTGGTGGTGTATGGAACGATACTTTACATCCCAAAGGATCAGGAAGTGCGGGCGCCCCTATCATTATTGATACATATGGCGGCACTGCCCGTCCTGTTATCAATGGCGGAGGAAAAGTGAATGGCTCCAATACCCTGTTGTTAGACAGAGTATCATACTGGACAGTGAACAACCTGGAAATAACGAATACGGTGCCCACCAGCGTGACCTATGCTGCCACGGGGATACGCGTGAACGGCGGCAGTGCTGCTACAGATCCTTTCAATTCCAATATTACCATTACCAATTGCTATGTGCATGACGTAAATGCAGCAACGGTTAAACAAACCAACTACGCCAAAGGAACAGGTGGTATTATCGTTAACGGAAAACTAACTGATGTACTCGTACAAAGCTGCCATATAGCCAATTGCTCCGTAGAAGGCATGCGTACTACAGGTGCTACCGACATGGCGAACAGGCTAAAAAATATTGTATTCGACAATAACCTTATTGAAAATATCTACGGCGATGGGATTGTCATGTCGTCAGTCAGCAGCGGCAGTAAAGTTACCAACAACACTGTTTACAATGCCTGTATGACTATGGATGCAAATTTTGCCGGTATATGGACAGTGGCCAGTAACAATACGCTTGTTGCTCACAACGAAGTATATGGAATGAAAGGTGGCGGCGCCAACGATGGGGAAGCGTTCGATGCAGATGGCTGGACAACTCCTACTGCAGCGGATGGTGATATTTTTGAGTATAACTATTCTCACGACAACAATGGTGGATTTATGTTGTTTATGGGATACTCCAATAACATCACAGTAAGATATAACGTGAGTGTTAACGATGTTGGAACATTAGGAGGATACACCAAGAAATTGTTCTGGATTGAAAATACAGCTAACAACAACCGGCAGATATACAACAATGTATTTTACATAAAAAATCCGGCGAACGAGCTGTTTAATGTTAGTGGTGGCTCCGGCCAGCCTGTTGCCACTTTCTCCAACAATATCTTTTATACTACATCAACAGTGAGCAATGCGTCAAATATAACACCCGTGGCCAGTATGAAGTTTTATAACAACTGTTTATATCCGTCTGCCACCTTCTCTTCACTGAACTGGGGAGCCGCTGTTCGCAGCAACAACTTCTATGCGAATCCATACTTTATAAATCCGGCATCCGGAACCGGCGTCGGCGTGGCGAATGGATATAATATTGCCGACACTTCCCGTTGCCGTAATGCCGGTATAGTTATGAGCAACAATGGCGGCATTGATTTCTCGGGAAATACGTTACCTGCCAGCAGTCCGGATGTGGGCGCCTTTCAACACGCCGTTATATCACAGGCCGGCAGCACACTTGCCGATGCCTATGTGCGTGATGGGAGCTATGCCGGCATAAATTATGGCACCGACACCCTGTTGATAGTTAAATCGGATGCAGTTTCCTATGCGCGTAAATCTTACCTGAAGTTTAATTTCACACAGGTAGGGTCGCCGAATGTAAGTGCAGCAAACCTTAGCATGTATTGCATTGGCGCCGGCACAACCAATACCATCAATATTTACAGCACCACTACCAAAAGCTGGGTCGAGAACGCTATTACCTGGAACAACGCCCCAATGGACACAACACTCGTTGGACAGGTAACCGTAACCGGTGCGGGATGGTATAACATGGATGTAACCAGCGCAGTAAACAGGGAGCTACAGGCTGGCAGCAAAGTGGTATCGCTGTTGCTCATGAATACAGGGCCTTTTAACTCAAACGGATATACGTCGTTTTACAGCAGGGAAACTGCTGTAAATAAGCCTGTTCTACAGCTCCAATATTGA
- a CDS encoding glycoside hydrolase family 2 TIM barrel-domain containing protein, translated as MKRKYFITLAACFITLFSYAGDAPRLYLNLNSDWSFHFAYDIRKNAPLEQVTLPHTWNTKDIFNGQLHYYRGTGIYNRKLAYHPEWKDKRVFLYFEGANSVADVLVNNKFVTEHKGGYTAFCAEITSYLTSGTNNSITVQVSNAARMDVLPLSGDFNVFGGLHRPVWLIVTNKNCITPLDYASPGVYISQHKSTAAEASVNILTKLSLSAPAQQLEARTIVKDAAQHEVAREQTAITAGDSLVQQALTISRPHLWNGRADPYLYQVTVQLFQNNQLIDEITQPLGLRSFEVNANTGFMLNGRHFDLYGFGLHEDVDGRGSALLKSDHEKDMALIVESGATAMRLTHYPHLNYFYELADKNGIILWTEIPLVGPGGYTGTGFVDDPELKAHARQLLTEMIRQQYNHPSIVFWGLFNELKLDYDDPIPFLTELRQIAKKEDPSRIITCATFIDSDHFNTVSDAIAWNKYYGWYGGTFKDMGTWADDMHRKFPEKPIGVSEYGAGANIHQHQEIQKAPIADGDFHPEEWQTAYHEATWAALAARPFIWGKFAWALADFSSSIRNEGGIGGLNDKGLVTYDRRVKKDAYYFYKANWSQEPMLYLTEKRSVNRKQVATAVKAYTNLRNASLYINNKNMGTANRDSIGRVIWEHVTLQPGKNIITVKATRNGKVLQDSCVWNVENTTPDGH; from the coding sequence ATGAAAAGAAAGTACTTCATCACCCTCGCCGCCTGTTTTATTACGCTATTCAGCTACGCTGGCGACGCTCCGAGGTTATATCTAAATCTGAACAGCGACTGGAGCTTCCATTTTGCATACGATATCCGGAAAAACGCACCACTAGAGCAGGTTACACTGCCGCATACCTGGAACACCAAAGATATTTTCAACGGACAGTTACATTACTATCGCGGCACAGGAATTTACAACCGCAAGCTGGCTTATCATCCTGAATGGAAAGACAAAAGAGTATTCCTTTATTTTGAAGGCGCCAATTCGGTAGCAGATGTACTCGTGAACAACAAATTTGTCACAGAACATAAAGGTGGCTATACCGCATTTTGTGCAGAGATTACTTCCTATCTTACAAGCGGAACAAACAATTCGATCACCGTGCAAGTCAGCAATGCAGCACGAATGGATGTACTCCCGCTCTCCGGCGATTTCAACGTATTCGGTGGATTGCATCGTCCTGTATGGTTGATTGTTACCAATAAAAACTGCATCACCCCACTCGATTACGCATCGCCGGGGGTGTATATCAGTCAACATAAATCAACTGCTGCCGAGGCTTCGGTGAATATACTCACTAAACTGTCGCTGAGCGCTCCTGCTCAGCAGCTGGAAGCACGTACCATTGTAAAAGATGCAGCACAACATGAAGTAGCAAGAGAACAAACCGCCATTACAGCCGGTGATTCGCTCGTACAGCAAGCACTCACTATCAGCAGGCCACATCTGTGGAATGGGAGAGCCGATCCCTATCTTTACCAGGTAACGGTGCAGTTATTCCAAAACAACCAGCTGATTGATGAAATCACACAACCATTGGGATTACGTTCCTTTGAGGTAAATGCCAATACCGGATTTATGCTCAACGGCCGCCACTTCGACCTGTATGGTTTTGGATTACATGAAGATGTAGATGGGCGGGGTTCCGCACTGCTGAAAAGCGATCATGAAAAAGATATGGCACTGATCGTAGAATCAGGAGCTACAGCGATGCGACTGACCCATTATCCGCATTTAAATTATTTCTACGAACTGGCAGACAAGAACGGTATTATTCTGTGGACAGAAATTCCTCTGGTGGGCCCCGGTGGCTATACAGGCACTGGTTTTGTTGACGATCCGGAATTAAAAGCCCATGCCCGGCAGCTACTCACAGAAATGATACGGCAACAATACAATCATCCATCCATTGTTTTCTGGGGTTTGTTCAATGAACTGAAACTGGATTACGATGATCCGATTCCATTCTTAACGGAGCTCCGGCAAATTGCAAAAAAGGAAGATCCTTCAAGAATCATTACCTGCGCTACTTTCATTGACTCAGATCATTTCAATACCGTCAGCGATGCTATCGCCTGGAATAAATACTATGGATGGTACGGAGGTACCTTTAAAGACATGGGCACCTGGGCAGACGACATGCACAGGAAGTTTCCGGAAAAACCCATCGGCGTGAGCGAATATGGCGCCGGCGCTAATATTCATCAACATCAGGAGATACAGAAAGCTCCCATCGCCGACGGCGATTTCCATCCGGAAGAATGGCAGACAGCCTATCATGAGGCAACCTGGGCAGCATTGGCAGCGCGGCCTTTTATCTGGGGGAAATTTGCCTGGGCACTGGCCGATTTCAGTTCATCTATCCGGAATGAAGGCGGAATCGGCGGGCTCAATGATAAAGGCCTCGTTACCTACGACCGGCGTGTAAAAAAAGATGCTTATTATTTTTATAAAGCAAACTGGAGCCAGGAACCCATGCTTTATTTAACAGAAAAGCGTTCGGTTAACAGAAAGCAGGTGGCAACAGCTGTTAAAGCCTATACCAACCTGCGTAATGCATCTCTCTATATCAACAACAAAAACATGGGAACAGCCAACCGTGATTCTATTGGCCGGGTCATCTGGGAACATGTTACGCTGCAGCCAGGTAAAAATATTATTACGGTAAAGGCTACACGCAATGGAAAAGTATTACAGGACAGCTGCGTATGGAATGTTGAAAATACCACGCCCGACGGGCACTGA